The Akkermansia muciniphila genome contains a region encoding:
- the thiL gene encoding thiamine-phosphate kinase, with product MAPDPIIRQVGEDALVARLLPLIPSNSALVTGPGDDCAVARSSGERQLLLKTDCVVEGMHFLPGTDPELIGRKALARAVSDIGAMGGTPLHALVTLFVHADRPVSQVEGIYRGMGRLAEQFGISIAGGESSGLPADGLIISVALTGEVPEGKAVLRSTAQPGDLIAVTGVLGGSFPTGHHLSFIPRVREGGILAASGLATAMMDLSDGLGTDLPRLAKASGLGFRIHEELLPVRPGFTAAQAIGDGEDYELLVTLRPGDREQAVRLAADHFPETPFTVIGEMTAEPCSALPAGYRHFH from the coding sequence ATGGCACCTGATCCCATCATCCGGCAGGTGGGGGAGGACGCGCTGGTGGCCCGGCTCCTGCCCCTGATACCTTCCAACTCCGCCCTGGTGACGGGACCGGGGGACGATTGCGCCGTGGCGCGGAGTTCCGGCGAACGCCAGCTGCTCCTGAAAACGGACTGCGTGGTGGAGGGCATGCACTTCCTGCCCGGCACGGATCCCGAACTGATCGGACGCAAGGCGCTGGCACGGGCCGTTTCAGACATTGGAGCCATGGGCGGCACTCCCCTTCACGCCCTGGTAACCCTGTTTGTGCATGCGGACCGCCCCGTCTCCCAGGTAGAAGGAATTTACCGGGGAATGGGACGGCTGGCGGAACAGTTCGGCATCAGCATTGCCGGAGGGGAAAGCTCCGGACTGCCCGCAGACGGCCTGATCATCAGCGTGGCGCTGACCGGGGAGGTTCCGGAAGGAAAGGCCGTTCTGCGCAGCACGGCACAGCCGGGCGACCTGATTGCCGTGACGGGCGTGCTGGGCGGCAGTTTCCCCACGGGGCACCATCTTTCCTTCATTCCGCGGGTCAGGGAGGGCGGCATTCTGGCCGCCTCCGGCCTGGCCACCGCCATGATGGACCTTTCCGACGGGCTGGGGACCGACCTCCCCCGGCTGGCGAAGGCTTCCGGGCTGGGCTTCCGCATTCATGAAGAACTCCTGCCCGTGCGCCCGGGATTTACGGCGGCGCAGGCCATAGGTGACGGGGAGGATTATGAGCTGCTGGTGACCTTGCGCCCCGGCGACCGCGAGCAGGCCGTCCGGCTGGCAGCGGATCATTTTCCTGAAACGCCCTTCACCGTCATCGGGGAAATGACCGCGGAACCCTGCTCCGCACTTCCGGCGGGTTACAGGCATTTCCACTAG
- a CDS encoding lysophospholipid acyltransferase family protein, with translation MAQLKRPKMVDIRDILDENTRLPSLVAASAEKLLGLERLNKAYDKIVRDKESGSPENFFQLASRHLNLKLQLRPGDLENIPKKGPVVVVANHPHGLSDGVMFGELLTRVREDVRILANEQLSLCQELDPWLIKVDVYEDETAKRKNLSGMRQMISWLRKGGVLGIFPAGTASSFSLAHKRVTDDPWNTNIAAIIRMTKATVVPVYFPGRNSLLFQGVSLINRKARVAFLPREVGRDGRRTHRIVVGKPIPFSQLGQYDSDEAMVSHLRLRTYLLGKSYEKSRRPHVHKKDRKAKMATLISPVSVQDMQAEIDALPPECLHARQENGDWDVYVADALQIPNILIEIGRLREYTFRQVGEGSGKACDLDTYDNHYKHLFLWDRTHRKIVGAYRMGETDKIIARYGVKGLYNGEYFSFSPAALKVLDRSLEMGRAFIVPEYQKRPLALGFIWEGIGQFMARNHHYRYLFGTVSISRDYTNLSRALIVSYLKAHEMEPVLVHEVKAYNPPRKADLKRSESCILPIGLTDAQGLSQLVADIEEDGKGIPVLLRQYLKLNGKILSFSVDKHFGDVLDCLILVDIFKTPERSIKRYLGRDTYEQLLPYMQQEKEEEKAAE, from the coding sequence ATGGCCCAGCTCAAACGCCCGAAGATGGTGGACATCCGAGATATTTTGGACGAAAACACGCGTCTGCCTTCGCTGGTGGCGGCGTCTGCTGAAAAGCTGCTGGGCCTGGAACGCCTGAACAAGGCGTACGACAAGATCGTGCGCGACAAGGAGTCCGGCTCCCCGGAGAATTTCTTCCAGCTTGCCTCCAGGCACTTGAACCTGAAATTGCAGCTCCGTCCTGGGGACCTGGAAAATATCCCCAAGAAGGGCCCGGTGGTCGTGGTCGCCAACCATCCGCACGGCCTGTCGGACGGCGTCATGTTCGGGGAATTGCTCACGCGCGTGCGGGAGGATGTCCGCATCCTGGCCAACGAGCAGCTTTCCCTGTGCCAGGAGCTGGACCCCTGGCTCATCAAGGTGGACGTTTACGAGGATGAAACCGCCAAGCGCAAGAACCTTTCCGGCATGCGCCAGATGATCTCCTGGCTGCGGAAGGGCGGCGTGCTGGGCATTTTTCCCGCCGGCACGGCCTCCAGCTTTTCGCTGGCCCACAAGAGGGTGACGGACGATCCCTGGAACACGAACATCGCCGCCATTATCCGCATGACGAAGGCGACGGTGGTGCCCGTGTATTTCCCGGGGCGCAACAGCCTGCTGTTCCAGGGCGTTTCTCTGATCAACCGCAAGGCGCGCGTGGCCTTCCTTCCCCGTGAGGTGGGGCGTGACGGCCGCCGTACGCACCGCATTGTGGTGGGCAAGCCCATTCCGTTCAGCCAGCTGGGGCAGTATGATTCTGATGAAGCCATGGTCTCCCATCTGCGCCTGCGCACCTACCTGCTGGGCAAGAGTTATGAAAAAAGCCGCCGTCCCCATGTGCACAAGAAGGACCGGAAGGCGAAGATGGCCACGCTGATTTCCCCCGTTTCCGTGCAGGACATGCAGGCGGAGATTGACGCGCTGCCCCCGGAATGCCTGCATGCCCGCCAGGAGAACGGAGACTGGGACGTGTACGTGGCGGACGCCCTGCAAATCCCCAATATCCTGATTGAGATAGGGCGTCTGCGGGAATATACCTTCCGCCAGGTGGGGGAGGGTTCCGGCAAGGCGTGCGACCTGGACACGTATGACAATCATTACAAGCACCTGTTCCTGTGGGACCGCACCCACCGGAAGATTGTGGGCGCCTACCGCATGGGGGAGACGGACAAGATCATCGCCCGCTACGGCGTGAAAGGGCTGTATAACGGGGAATACTTCTCCTTTTCCCCGGCCGCCCTGAAGGTGCTGGACCGCTCCCTGGAAATGGGGCGCGCCTTCATCGTGCCGGAATACCAGAAAAGGCCGCTGGCCCTCGGCTTCATCTGGGAGGGCATCGGCCAGTTCATGGCCCGCAACCACCATTACCGCTACCTGTTCGGCACGGTCAGCATTTCCCGTGATTACACCAACCTTTCCCGCGCCCTCATCGTTTCCTACCTGAAGGCGCATGAAATGGAACCCGTGCTGGTGCATGAGGTGAAGGCCTACAATCCGCCCCGCAAGGCGGACCTGAAGAGGTCGGAATCCTGCATCCTCCCCATCGGCCTGACGGATGCGCAGGGACTTTCCCAGCTGGTGGCGGACATTGAAGAGGACGGCAAGGGAATTCCCGTGCTGCTGCGCCAGTACCTGAAGCTGAACGGAAAAATCCTGTCCTTCAGCGTGGACAAGCACTTCGGCGACGTGCTGGACTGCCTGATTCTGGTGGATATTTTCAAAACGCCGGAGCGCTCCATCAAGCGCTACCTGGGCAGGGACACGTATGAACAGCTCCTGCCCTACATGCAGCAGGAGAAGGAGGAAGAAAAGGCGGCGGAATAG